One region of Chitinophaga varians genomic DNA includes:
- the hutH gene encoding histidine ammonia-lyase: protein MVVLGSKSLTLDEVYRVLYAGEELSLEAAALQQVEASFLFLQKFSAKKLIYGINTGFGPMAQYRISDSDTFQLQYNLIRSHSTGAGKPLSPVITKALMIARLSSFMQAHSGIHPEVAILLKNLINKNVYPCVFEHGGVGASGDLVQLAHLALVLIGEGEVWYEDKMQPTAEVFARLGLKPIGIHVREGLAIINGTSAMTGAGLVNLIQARQLLGWAVTLSAMINEIVEAFDDHLSAELNAVKMHVGQNTVAAKMREVLQGSRMVRHRPDHLYKELEEEIFKDKVQEYYSLRCVPQILGPVYDTLIQAEKVVIQELNSVSDNPVVDHELENVFHGGNFHGDYISLEMDKLKIATTRLSMLAERQLNYLLNEKLNHKFPPFMNLGKLGFNFGMQGAQFTATSTVAENQTLSFPMYVHSIPNNNDNQDIVSMGCNSALMANKVIANTFEVLAIHTLTIMQAVDYLQCQDRLAGFSRKVYQEVRAIYPKFIEDSPMYKDLGKIKEYLLCNEPVKMF from the coding sequence ATGGTTGTATTAGGAAGTAAGTCGCTGACCCTCGATGAGGTGTACAGAGTGCTTTACGCCGGCGAAGAGCTGAGCCTGGAAGCAGCGGCATTACAGCAGGTGGAAGCCAGCTTTTTGTTTCTGCAGAAATTTTCTGCCAAAAAGCTGATCTATGGTATCAACACCGGTTTTGGACCTATGGCCCAGTACCGTATCAGCGACAGTGATACCTTTCAGCTGCAATATAACCTGATCCGCAGCCACAGCACCGGCGCGGGCAAACCGCTTTCCCCGGTGATCACCAAAGCCCTGATGATAGCGCGTTTGAGCAGCTTTATGCAGGCGCATTCCGGTATCCATCCGGAAGTGGCCATCCTGCTGAAAAACCTGATCAACAAAAACGTATACCCCTGTGTGTTTGAACACGGCGGCGTGGGCGCCAGCGGCGACCTCGTACAGCTGGCCCATCTGGCGCTGGTACTGATCGGTGAAGGGGAAGTATGGTATGAAGATAAAATGCAACCTACAGCGGAAGTGTTTGCCCGTCTGGGATTAAAGCCCATCGGTATTCACGTGCGCGAAGGACTGGCCATCATCAACGGTACGTCCGCAATGACAGGCGCAGGCCTCGTTAACCTGATACAGGCCCGGCAGCTGCTGGGATGGGCCGTGACCCTCTCCGCCATGATCAACGAAATCGTGGAAGCATTCGACGACCACCTGTCAGCAGAGCTGAACGCCGTGAAAATGCACGTAGGCCAGAACACCGTGGCGGCTAAAATGCGTGAAGTCCTCCAGGGCAGCCGCATGGTACGTCATCGTCCGGACCACCTCTACAAAGAACTGGAAGAAGAGATATTCAAAGATAAAGTACAGGAATACTATTCCCTGCGTTGCGTGCCCCAGATCCTGGGCCCCGTATATGACACCCTCATACAGGCAGAGAAAGTAGTGATACAGGAGCTCAATTCCGTGAGCGACAACCCGGTAGTGGACCACGAACTGGAAAACGTGTTTCACGGCGGCAATTTCCACGGCGATTATATCTCACTGGAGATGGACAAGCTGAAGATCGCCACCACCCGCTTGTCGATGCTGGCAGAACGGCAGCTCAATTACCTGCTGAACGAAAAGCTGAACCACAAGTTCCCGCCGTTTATGAACCTCGGCAAACTGGGCTTCAACTTCGGCATGCAGGGCGCACAGTTTACCGCCACTTCTACCGTAGCGGAAAACCAGACGCTGTCTTTCCCGATGTACGTACACAGCATACCGAATAACAACGATAACCAGGACATCGTGAGCATGGGCTGTAACTCCGCACTGATGGCCAATAAAGTGATCGCCAACACATTTGAGGTGCTGGCCATTCACACGCTGACCATCATGCAGGCGGTAGATTACCTGCAATGCCAGGACAGGCTGGCTGGTTTCTCCCGTAAAGTGTACCAGGAAGTGAGGGCAATTTATCCTAAATTTATTGAGGACAGCCCGATGTACAAAGACCTGGGCAAGATCAAGGAGTACCTGTTATGTAATGAGCCGGTAAAAATGTTCTGA
- the fabG gene encoding 3-oxoacyl-ACP reductase FabG — protein sequence MKCALVTGGSRGIGRAVCIKMAELGYHVLINYKGNEAAAQETLEAVKAKGSSGELLQFNVGEAAEVQNVLGAWMEQNKDQHTIEVLVNNAGVREDSLMFWMNEAQWSNVLNISLNGFYHVTKQVLNAMLLKRYGRIINMVSLSGIKGLPGQTNYSAAKAGVIGATKALAQEVAKRGVTVNAIAPGFIKTDMTAELNEKELAAQVPMNRFGTPEEVAEAVAFLASKAAGYITGEVLNINGGLHT from the coding sequence ATGAAGTGTGCCTTAGTTACAGGAGGCTCTCGCGGTATTGGCAGGGCAGTATGTATTAAAATGGCTGAATTGGGATACCATGTCCTGATCAATTATAAAGGCAATGAAGCCGCTGCACAGGAAACCCTGGAAGCGGTAAAGGCAAAAGGCAGCAGCGGGGAGCTGTTGCAGTTCAACGTAGGTGAGGCCGCCGAAGTACAGAACGTACTGGGCGCATGGATGGAACAAAATAAAGATCAGCATACCATTGAAGTGCTCGTGAACAATGCCGGCGTCCGGGAAGATTCCCTGATGTTCTGGATGAACGAAGCACAATGGAGCAATGTCCTGAATATCAGCCTGAATGGTTTCTACCATGTGACCAAACAGGTGCTGAATGCGATGCTGCTGAAGCGTTATGGCCGTATCATCAACATGGTTTCATTATCCGGCATTAAAGGGCTTCCCGGGCAGACCAACTACTCCGCCGCCAAGGCAGGTGTGATCGGCGCCACCAAAGCACTGGCGCAGGAAGTGGCCAAGAGGGGTGTTACCGTGAATGCCATCGCTCCGGGTTTCATCAAAACAGATATGACCGCAGAACTGAATGAAAAAGAACTGGCGGCGCAGGTGCCCATGAACCGCTTCGGTACGCCCGAAGAAGTGGCCGAAGCCGTGGCGTTCCTCGCATCCAAAGCAGCCGGCTATATCACGGGAGAAGTGTTGAATATCAACGGAGGTCTCCATACTTAA
- a CDS encoding beta-ketoacyl-[acyl-carrier-protein] synthase family protein — protein MNRVVITGMGIYSCIGKDMQEVRDSLYKGKSGIVLDQERKAFGYRSGLTGHIVRPELKGLLDRRSRLMMPEQAEFAYMATREALAQAGMDQDYIDKTPVGLLYGNDSSAKPVVEATDIMREKKDTMLVGSGSVFQTMNSTVNMNLATIFKLRGVNFTVSAACASGSHAIGLGYMFIRNGMQDAVICGGAQEVNVYAMGNFDAIAAFSVRENDPARASRPFDRDRDGLVPSGGAATVILESLESAQRRGATILGEVLGYGFSSNGSHISNPTVDGPVRSLQIALQDAGLKAADIEYINAHATSTPAGDASEASAIYEVFGASNPFVSSTKSMTGHECWMAGASEIVYSMLMMQNDFIAPNINLENPDGDAAKLNIATKTIDKKFNIFLSNSFGFGGTNSSLIVRKWEGM, from the coding sequence ATGAACCGAGTAGTGATCACTGGAATGGGAATCTACTCCTGCATCGGTAAAGATATGCAGGAGGTAAGGGATTCATTGTATAAGGGCAAATCCGGTATTGTACTGGACCAGGAACGTAAAGCCTTTGGCTACCGTTCCGGCCTGACCGGCCATATCGTGCGCCCCGAACTGAAAGGGCTGCTGGACCGCCGGTCAAGGCTGATGATGCCCGAACAGGCAGAATTCGCGTATATGGCCACCCGTGAGGCACTTGCCCAGGCGGGAATGGACCAGGACTATATTGACAAAACCCCGGTAGGCCTGTTGTACGGCAACGACAGCTCGGCCAAACCGGTGGTAGAGGCTACAGACATCATGCGGGAGAAAAAGGACACCATGCTGGTAGGCTCCGGCTCTGTGTTCCAGACTATGAACTCCACCGTAAACATGAACCTGGCCACTATTTTCAAACTGCGGGGCGTCAATTTCACCGTGAGCGCGGCTTGTGCCAGCGGTTCGCATGCTATCGGCCTCGGGTATATGTTTATCCGCAACGGCATGCAGGACGCTGTGATCTGTGGCGGCGCACAGGAAGTGAACGTATATGCCATGGGTAATTTCGATGCCATCGCCGCGTTCTCTGTCCGCGAAAATGACCCGGCCCGGGCTTCCCGGCCGTTTGACCGCGACCGCGACGGCCTGGTGCCCAGCGGCGGCGCAGCCACCGTGATCCTCGAAAGCCTGGAATCCGCCCAACGCAGAGGCGCTACCATCCTCGGTGAAGTACTGGGCTACGGATTCTCTTCCAATGGCAGCCACATCTCTAATCCCACTGTGGACGGACCGGTACGTTCCCTGCAAATCGCTTTGCAGGATGCCGGCCTCAAAGCAGCGGACATCGAATATATCAACGCGCACGCTACTTCTACGCCCGCCGGCGATGCCAGCGAGGCAAGCGCTATCTACGAAGTGTTTGGCGCCTCCAATCCGTTCGTCAGCTCTACCAAGTCCATGACCGGCCACGAATGCTGGATGGCAGGCGCCAGCGAAATCGTTTATTCCATGCTCATGATGCAAAACGATTTTATCGCCCCCAATATCAATCTGGAAAATCCGGACGGAGATGCCGCTAAACTGAATATTGCCACAAAGACAATTGATAAAAAATTTAATATATTTTTGTCCAACTCTTTCGGCTTTGGAGGGACCAATTCGTCTCTCATTGTCAGAAAATGGGAGGGAATGTAA
- a CDS encoding acyl carrier protein → MDIKEIITVTNKFLVEEFEANPTDIKPEANLKSTLDLDSLDYIDMVVVIEDNFGFKVKPEDFQSIVTFQDFYDYVTARVQQKELV, encoded by the coding sequence ATGGATATCAAGGAAATAATAACTGTTACGAACAAGTTTCTGGTGGAGGAGTTTGAAGCGAACCCCACTGACATTAAACCTGAAGCGAACCTCAAATCCACGCTGGACCTGGACAGCCTGGATTATATTGACATGGTGGTGGTGATAGAAGATAATTTCGGTTTTAAAGTTAAACCGGAAGACTTCCAGTCTATCGTTACCTTCCAGGATTTCTACGATTATGTAACGGCTCGTGTTCAACAAAAAGAACTGGTATAA
- a CDS encoding lipid A biosynthesis acyltransferase yields MRFVAFYYFLFSWSSSKPIYQYFHTKIGYGTWKSLRSLYRNYYIFGQTLIDKIVVMADMANKFSFDFDGEHHLRGMVAGGRGGILLSAHLGNWEVAGHLFKRLQTRINIVMFDGEHQRIKEYLSSVTGDRNVNIIVIRDDLSHIYAINEALSNQELVCMHADRFLPGNKTVTAPLLGHDARFPMGPFLLAATFRVPVCVVFAFKETATHYHFYATEPRSYHGRRQQGVETAVADFTALLEEKIRRYPEQWFNYYDFWE; encoded by the coding sequence TTGAGATTTGTCGCTTTTTATTATTTTTTATTTTCCTGGAGCTCTTCCAAACCCATCTATCAATACTTTCATACCAAAATAGGTTACGGCACGTGGAAGTCCTTACGCAGCCTGTATCGTAACTATTATATATTTGGCCAGACGCTGATCGATAAGATCGTGGTCATGGCTGATATGGCCAACAAGTTTTCGTTCGATTTTGACGGGGAACATCATCTGCGCGGGATGGTGGCCGGAGGGCGCGGCGGAATTCTGCTGAGCGCCCACCTGGGCAACTGGGAAGTGGCCGGGCACCTGTTTAAACGGTTGCAGACCCGTATCAATATTGTCATGTTCGATGGGGAGCACCAGCGTATCAAGGAATATCTTTCTTCCGTGACCGGCGACAGAAATGTGAATATCATCGTGATCAGGGATGATTTGTCGCATATCTATGCCATTAACGAAGCCCTGAGCAACCAGGAGCTGGTGTGTATGCATGCCGACCGTTTTTTGCCGGGCAATAAAACCGTGACCGCCCCGCTGCTGGGCCATGACGCCCGTTTTCCTATGGGCCCTTTCCTGCTGGCCGCCACCTTCCGGGTACCCGTATGCGTGGTGTTTGCCTTCAAGGAAACGGCCACCCATTATCATTTTTACGCCACCGAGCCCCGTTCCTACCATGGGCGCCGTCAGCAGGGCGTGGAAACAGCTGTGGCCGATTTTACCGCCCTGCTGGAAGAAAAGATCCGCCGTTACCCGGAACAGTGGTTCAATTATTATGATTTTTGGGAATAA
- a CDS encoding 3-hydroxyacyl-ACP dehydratase: protein MFIHSDDITAYIPQRTPIVMISGIVEVDGPKTRTALHIAPDNVFVENGVLMPPGLMENIAQTAAARIGYIAKQENSPVPLGFIGAVNNLEILELPPAGQTIETTTEIKGEVFNATMVAGQVCYNGRVIAQCEMKIFINPLNK, encoded by the coding sequence ATGTTTATTCATTCAGACGATATTACCGCTTACATTCCCCAGCGCACACCGATTGTCATGATCAGTGGCATTGTGGAAGTGGACGGCCCGAAAACCCGTACCGCCCTGCATATTGCTCCCGATAACGTATTCGTGGAAAACGGAGTGCTCATGCCTCCCGGCCTCATGGAAAATATAGCCCAAACCGCCGCCGCCCGTATTGGTTACATCGCCAAACAGGAAAACAGTCCCGTGCCACTGGGATTTATCGGCGCCGTGAATAACCTCGAGATATTGGAACTGCCCCCCGCCGGGCAAACCATCGAAACCACCACCGAAATTAAGGGAGAAGTGTTCAACGCTACTATGGTGGCTGGACAAGTATGCTACAATGGCAGAGTTATTGCACAGTGCGAAATGAAAATCTTCATCAATCCACTTAATAAATAA
- a CDS encoding acyl-CoA thioesterase: MDSITECTEFPVKFNEVDSLSIVWHGHYVRYFEDGREAFGEKYALRYLDIFNAGFTAPVVNIQCDYKRPLRYGDRVKVETTFVDDLAAKIRFNYVLSNPVTGEIIAKGSTVQVFLDKDTELLQLTTPAFFNEWKKRHLNNHL, encoded by the coding sequence ATGGACTCAATAACCGAATGCACCGAATTCCCGGTGAAGTTTAACGAAGTGGATTCACTGAGCATAGTCTGGCATGGCCACTATGTAAGGTATTTTGAAGACGGAAGAGAGGCTTTCGGTGAAAAGTACGCTTTACGTTACCTGGATATTTTTAATGCCGGATTTACAGCGCCGGTAGTGAATATACAGTGCGACTATAAACGCCCGCTGCGTTATGGCGATCGCGTAAAGGTGGAAACCACCTTCGTGGACGACCTCGCGGCGAAGATCAGATTTAACTATGTGCTTTCCAATCCCGTTACCGGTGAAATCATCGCAAAAGGATCTACTGTGCAGGTGTTCCTGGACAAAGACACCGAACTGCTGCAGTTGACCACACCGGCTTTTTTTAACGAATGGAAAAAAAGACACCTGAATAACCACCTATAG